In one window of Gemmatimonadota bacterium DNA:
- a CDS encoding aminopeptidase, producing MILLILAGALIAGYGTAYVASEDVRYLTRAGLEQTKILEARTPIAEILGRADTPAETRAQLQLVLDARNFAAEIGYEARETYTTYADVGRDTLLLVLSASPRNCLCPYLWKYPIVGRIPYKGFFDPAMARREAGRLEQRGYDIYLRPAGAFSTLGWFNDPLYSTAMSRDSVELAATVLHEIAHNTLYLKSATPFNESFAQLAGYRAAEAFFRRRGSEAAAQQAADRWLDEVVLSGYYTTLADRLDALYRVAPDSAAVDSGRAALGRWAREQLEGTVGRQLRTYTIGPMADRPVNNARLVAARIYRTRLELFEEWYQRHGADIRASVAALDSLMQGVEGDSAFARLAAALAPAAVPGDPGT from the coding sequence ATGATCCTCCTGATCCTCGCCGGGGCGCTCATCGCCGGCTATGGCACCGCCTACGTGGCGAGCGAGGACGTCCGCTACCTCACCCGCGCCGGGCTGGAGCAGACCAAGATCCTCGAGGCGCGGACCCCGATCGCCGAGATCCTGGGTCGCGCCGACACCCCGGCGGAGACCCGGGCCCAGCTCCAGCTGGTGCTCGACGCCCGGAACTTCGCCGCCGAGATCGGCTACGAGGCCAGGGAGACGTACACCACCTACGCCGACGTGGGTCGTGACACGCTGCTGCTGGTGCTCTCCGCCAGCCCGCGCAACTGCCTCTGCCCCTACCTCTGGAAGTACCCGATCGTCGGGCGCATCCCGTACAAGGGGTTCTTCGACCCCGCGATGGCGCGGCGGGAGGCCGGCCGCCTGGAGCAGCGGGGCTACGACATCTACCTGCGGCCGGCGGGCGCCTTCTCCACGCTCGGGTGGTTCAACGACCCGCTGTACTCCACCGCGATGAGCCGTGACTCGGTGGAGCTGGCCGCCACGGTGCTGCACGAGATCGCGCACAACACGCTCTACCTCAAGAGCGCCACGCCGTTCAACGAGAGCTTTGCCCAGCTGGCGGGGTACCGGGCCGCGGAGGCGTTCTTCCGGCGGCGGGGCTCGGAGGCGGCGGCCCAGCAGGCGGCCGATCGCTGGCTCGACGAGGTGGTGCTCAGCGGCTACTACACCACCCTCGCCGACCGGCTCGATGCCCTCTACCGGGTGGCGCCCGATTCCGCCGCGGTCGACAGCGGCCGGGCCGCGCTCGGCCGCTGGGCGCGGGAGCAGCTGGAGGGGACGGTCGGCCGGCAGCTCCGCACCTACACCATCGGCCCGATGGCCGATCGGCCGGTCAACAACGCGCGGCTGGTGGCGGCGCGGATCTACCGCACCCGGCTGGAGCTGTTCGAGGAGTGGTACCAGCGCCACGGCGCGGACATCCGGGCCTCGGTGGCCGCGCTCGATTCCCTGATGCAGGGGGTGGAGGGGGACAGCGCCTTTGCGCGTCTGGCCGCGGCCCTGGCCCCCGCGGCGGTCCCCGGCGACCCCGGGACCTGA
- a CDS encoding bifunctional phosphoribosyl-AMP cyclohydrolase/phosphoribosyl-ATP diphosphatase HisIE codes for MAVTRDHWLEQVRFSADGLVPVVAQDRRNGTLLMLAWADRNALSRTLETGQAHYWSRSRQAPWRKGESSGHTQRVVEIRLDCDADTVLYRVEQEGPACHTGAPTCFSTVVRPDGSTAAGADPGGHLLGRLVTTIAARAAERPAGSYTVQLLDHGVAKVSQKVGEEAIEVVVAANAEGGPRLASEAADLLFHLLVLLQARGVALDDVLKVLEAREK; via the coding sequence GTGGCCGTGACCCGTGACCATTGGCTCGAACAGGTGCGGTTTTCCGCGGATGGACTGGTCCCGGTCGTGGCCCAGGACCGGCGGAACGGGACCCTGCTGATGCTGGCCTGGGCCGATCGGAACGCCCTCTCCCGGACCCTCGAGACCGGCCAGGCGCACTACTGGAGCCGCAGCCGCCAGGCGCCGTGGCGGAAGGGCGAGAGCTCCGGCCACACCCAGCGGGTGGTGGAGATCCGGCTCGACTGCGACGCCGACACCGTCCTCTACCGGGTGGAGCAGGAAGGACCGGCCTGCCACACCGGGGCCCCGACCTGCTTTTCCACCGTAGTCCGCCCGGATGGCAGCACCGCCGCCGGCGCCGATCCCGGCGGGCACCTGCTGGGCCGCCTGGTCACCACCATCGCCGCCCGCGCCGCCGAACGGCCCGCCGGGTCGTACACGGTGCAACTGCTCGATCACGGTGTGGCGAAGGTCTCGCAAAAGGTCGGTGAGGAAGCCATCGAGGTCGTGGTGGCCGCCAACGCGGAGGGCGGTCCCCGCCTGGCCTCCGAGGCCGCCGACCTGCTGTTCCACCTCCTGGTCCTGCTGCAGGCCCGGGGTGTCGCGCTGGATGACGTCCTGAAGGTGCTCGAAGCAAGGGAGAAATAG